The sequence below is a genomic window from Microbacterium sp. SORGH_AS_0888.
CACCGAGGAGCTCGGCGGCACGCTCGGCGGTCTGGTGCGTGGTCTGGAACCCGAAGGAGCCGGTGAAGCAGTTGGCCCCGCCGGAGTTGAGCACGACGGCCTCGACCGTCCCGTCCGCTATCGCCTGCTGCGACCAGAGGATGGGGTTGGCCTTGGCGCGATTGGTCGTGAAGACGGCGGCGCCGACCTTGAGGGGGCCACGGTTCACGACGAGCGCGACGTCGTTCTTGCCGGTGGACTTCAATCCCGCGGCGACTCCCGCCGCCTCGAAGCCCTGGGCTGCGGTGACGCTCACGGTGCCACTCCGTTCACGGTCAGGGCCCGGTCCTCGGGGAGGCCGAGCGCGATGTTCATGGACTGCACGGCGGCGCCGGCAGTGCCCTTGACGAGGTTGTCGACGGCGGCGACGACGACGACACGATTCGCCGCCCGGTCGATCGCGAGGCCGAGGAGAGCCGTGTTCGCCCCCAGGACGTCGGCGGTGCGGGGGACCTGCCCCTCCGGCAGCAGCTGCACGAACGTCTCCCCCGCATAGGCGGCCTCCCAGGCGGCGCGGATGTCGGCATCCGTCGCGCCGGGGGCGATCGGGGCGGTGGAGGTCGCGAGGATTCCGCGGGCCATCGGCACGATCACCGGGGTGAAGGAGATCCGCACCGTCGCCTCGGCGGACGCGGCGGCGACGAGCGCCTGCTGGATCTCGGGGATGTGCCGGTGCGTGCCTCCAACGGCGTACGGGTTCGCGCTGCCGAGGATCTCGCTTCCCAGCAGATGCGGCTTCAGGCTCTTGCCCGCCCCCGAGGGCCCCACGGCGAGGACGCTGACGATGTCGCCCGGGTCGATGACGCCCGCGGCGACGCCCGGGGCGAGGCTCAGCGACACGGTCGACGCGTTGCAGCCGGGCGCGGCGATGCGGGTGGCACCCCGCAGCGCTTCGCGCTGCTTGCCGCCCGCCACCGGGAGCTCGGGCACGCCGTAGGCCCACGGCTCGTGGAACGCGCCGCCGTAGAAGGCGTCCCACGCCTCGGGCGAGGTGAGCCGGTGGTCGGCACCGGCGTCGAGCACGAGCGGCACGTCCGCGAGCGCATCGGTGTACTGCCCGGACTGGCCGTGCGGCAGCGCCAGCACGACGATGTCGTGTCCGGCGAGCACCTCGGGCGTCGTGTCCTCGAGCGTGAGGTGGGCGAGCGAACGCAGGTGTGGCTGGTGCAGCGCGAGAGGCTGGCCCGCGTTCGAGTGCGCGGTCACGGTGCGGATCTCGATATCGGGATGGGCGGCGAGAAGCCGCAGGATCTCGCCACCCGCGTAGCCGGAAGCGCCGGAGACGGCGACCGAATAGGTCATGGATTCCACCTTAGAGTCTGGGTCGGGGTCGTTACTGGGCGACACCCGTTCCCGCGCTCGGCGGAACCCGCCGCACGGCGGGAGGACGGGGGTCGCCTAGCGTCGGCGGCCGCCCTGACGTCGCCCGGGCAGAGCGCGGCCCACGAGGGGGGCGGCGACATTCTGACCGACGGGCATGCCGAGACCTTATCCGTCCACGGCGTCCGCGGCAAATCGCCGCCGTCCGGGCACGCCTCCGCTGCGCCGGATCAGGACACCTCGCCGGGCCAGGAGGAGGGCACCGCCACCCTTCCTGATCCGGCACCGGGGCCGGCGCACGCCGGGCGGGCGGGTCAGTCGCGCAGGACCGCTCCGAACCGCTCGGCGGCGACGGCGACGCCGGCGAGCTTCGCCTCGCTCGCCTCCGCCGAGGTCAGCGTGCGGTCAGGGGCGCGGAAGCGCAGGGCGAAGGTGAGGCTCTTCGTGCCCTCCTCGACGCCCGCGCCACGGTAGTCGTCGACGAGCCGCAGCGACTCCAGCAGGTCCCCCGCTCCCTCCGCGAGGGCGGCGGAGACCTCCGCGGCGGGCACCGCGACCGGCACGACGAGCGAGACGTCCTGCGTCGCGGCGGGATACCCCGACAGCGACGCGACGACGACCCGCTCCCCCGCACGCTCGAGCAGCAGGTCGAGGTCGAGCTCGACGACCGTGACGCGGCCGGGCAGGTCTGCGGCGGCCGCGACATCCGGCAGCAGCTCCCCGACGTAGCCGACCTCCGTGCCCTGCACCGTCAGCACGCCGGTGCGCCCCGGGTGCAGTGCGCTCCGCTCCCCCTGGGTGACCTCGATCTCCACCCCCGCGGCGACGGCGATCACACGGACGGCGTCGAGCGCCTCGGTGAGACCGGCCGGCTCGGGAGCGCGGCCCGGCTGCTTCGGCGACACGAGACCGGCCAGCAGAAGGCCCAGGTGACGGCGCTGGGGCGGGATGGCCGCGTCCAGCTCGGTCAGGGTCGCCGCGGACGGCCGAACCGCGAGCGGGGGCACCGAGACGGTGCCGTAGGCCACGCCGGGCTGGGGCAGGAAGACGGTGCCGACCTCGAACAGCGTGAGGTCCGTGAGACCGCGCGAGACGTTGCGGTGTGCGACCTGCAGCAGACCCGGCACGAGCGAGCGCCGCAGTGCCGGCGCCTGGCCGGCGAGCGGATTCGCCAGCGTCACCGAGGGAAGGTGTCCGCCCGACGCCGAGCCGTGACGGTCGTTCTCCTCCTCGGTCGTGAACGGGAACGACGGCGTCTCGACGAAGCCCGTCGCGGCGAGCGCGTTCGCGATGCGGCGGCGCCCCTGCTGCGCAGGGGTCCACCCGCGCCCGGACGGGGCGGTCGGGAGGACCGAGGGGATGCGGTCGTACCCGTCGATCCGGGCGACCTCCTCGGCGAGCGTCCACATGTCCGTCAGATCGGGTCGCCACGTGGGCGGCACGACCTCCCAGCCGCACGTCTCCTCGCGCACGTCGCAGCCGATCCGCTCGAGCGCTCCCCGCACCTGCTCGGGCGTGTAGTCGACACCGATGAGCCCCGACACGAAGCCTTCGGGGAGCTCGAGAACGGGACGCTCGATCTCGGTGTAGAGCGCGCCGCCGGTGGCATCGGCCGTGCCGCCGGCGTACTGCACCAGGAGGTCGACCACGCGCTGCGCGGCCACGAAGGGGATCGCCGGGTCGACGCCGCGCTCGAACCGGCGCGACGCCTCCGAGGACAGCTTGTGGCGGCGCGCCGTGCGGGCGATCGAGACGCTGTCGAAGACCGCCGCCTCGACCAGCACGTCGGTCGTCGCCACGCTCATCTCGGTCGATGCTCCGCCCATGACGCCGGCCAGGCCGACGGGGCCGCTCTCGTCCGCGATCACGAGGTCCTGCGGATCGAGCGTGCGCACCTGCCCGTCGAGGGTCCGAAGCGTCTCGCCGGGCGCCGCGCGTCGCACCGTGAGGCCACCCGTGAGCCTCGCGAGGTCGTAGCCGTGGATCGGAGCGCCGAGCTCGAGCATGACGTAGTTCGTGATGTCCACGAGCACGCCCAGCGAACGGATGCCGGCGAGCGTCAGCCGGGTGACCATCCACGCGGGCGTCGGGCGGGACGCATCCACGCCCCGGACCACGCGCACGACGAACTCGGTCGCGCCCACGCGGCCGCGGATCGGGGCGTCGTCGCGCACCGCGATGGGGAAGCCCTCCCCCGGGTGGACCTCCGCGCTGTCGCGCAGGCCCGGGTCGCGGAAGGGCGCGCCGGTCGCGTGCGAGTACTCACGGGCGACCCCGCGGAGCGAGAGCGCATACCCGCGGTCGGGCGTGACGTTGATCTCGACCGCGACGTCGTCGAGCCCGAGCAGGGAGATCGCGTCCGTGCCGACCGGCGCGTCGATCCCGACCTCGACCAGGCGCAGGATGCCGGAGTGGTCGGCGCCGAGCCCGAGCTCCTTGGCGGAGGCGATCATGCCGTCCGAGACGTGGCCGTAGGTCTTGCGCGCAGCGATCGGGAAAGGCCCGGGGAGCACCGCTCCCGGGAGGGTCACGACGACCTTGTCACCGGCGAAGAAGTTGGCGGCGCCGCAGACGATGCCGCGCACTCCCCCGTGCTCGGGACCGACGTCGACCTGGCACCACCGGATCGTCTTGCCGTTGGACTGGGGCTCCGGCTCGAACGAGACCACCTGACCCACGACGATCGGGCCCTCGAGCTCGAAGCGGTGGACGTCCTCCTCCTCGAAGCCGACCCTCACGAGGGAGGCGAGGACGTCCTCCGGGGTCGCCTCCGCGGGCACCTCGACGAACTCACGCAACCACGACAGCGGGACGCGCATCACACCACCATCCCGAACTGCTCGCTGAAGCGGACATCGCCTTCTGCCATGTCGCGCATGTCCTTCACGTCGCTGCGGAACATGAGGGTCCGCTCGAACCCCATCCCGAACGCGAACCCGGAGTACACCTCCGGGTCGATCCCCGCGGCGCGCAGCACGTTCGGGTTGACCATGCCGCATCCGCCCCATTCGATCCATCGCGCCCCGCCCTTGAAGGTGGGGTGCCACAGGTCGAACTCGGCGCTCGGCTCCGTGAAGGGGAAGTAGTTGGCCCGGATCCGCGTCTTGGCCTCGGACCCGAACAGCTGTCGCGCGACGTGGTCGAGCGTGCCGCGCAGGTGGGCCATCGTGATGCCGCGGTCGACGACGAGCCCCTCGAACTGGCTGAACACCGGAAGGTGCGTCGCGTCGAACTCGTCGGTGCGGTACACCCGACCCGGGCAGACGACGTAGATCGGCAGCTCGCGCTCGAGCATGGAGCGCACCTGGACGGGGCTCGTGTGGGTGCGCAGCACGAGGTGCCGCTCCTCGGGCGCGACGAAGAAGGTGTCCTGCATCTGGCGCGCGGGGTGGTCGACATCGAAGTTCAGCGCGTCGAAGTTGAACCACTCGTGCTCGAGCTCCGGGCCCTCCGCGACCTCCCAGCCCATGCCGACGAAGATGTCGCCGACCTCTTCCTGGAGCAGGCTGAGCGGATGGCGCGCGCCCACGCGCGTGCGCGAGGGGACGGCCGTGATGTCCACCCGCTCCGCTTCCAGCCGCGCGGCGGTCTCGGCGGCCTGCAGCTCGGCCTCACGCGCGGCGAACGCCTGCGTGACGCGCGCTCGGGCCTGCCCGACGAGCTTGCCGAACTCGGCCTTGCGCTCGTTCGG
It includes:
- the argC gene encoding N-acetyl-gamma-glutamyl-phosphate reductase, whose translation is MTYSVAVSGASGYAGGEILRLLAAHPDIEIRTVTAHSNAGQPLALHQPHLRSLAHLTLEDTTPEVLAGHDIVVLALPHGQSGQYTDALADVPLVLDAGADHRLTSPEAWDAFYGGAFHEPWAYGVPELPVAGGKQREALRGATRIAAPGCNASTVSLSLAPGVAAGVIDPGDIVSVLAVGPSGAGKSLKPHLLGSEILGSANPYAVGGTHRHIPEIQQALVAAASAEATVRISFTPVIVPMARGILATSTAPIAPGATDADIRAAWEAAYAGETFVQLLPEGQVPRTADVLGANTALLGLAIDRAANRVVVVAAVDNLVKGTAGAAVQSMNIALGLPEDRALTVNGVAP
- the pheT gene encoding phenylalanine--tRNA ligase subunit beta, which translates into the protein MRVPLSWLREFVEVPAEATPEDVLASLVRVGFEEEDVHRFELEGPIVVGQVVSFEPEPQSNGKTIRWCQVDVGPEHGGVRGIVCGAANFFAGDKVVVTLPGAVLPGPFPIAARKTYGHVSDGMIASAKELGLGADHSGILRLVEVGIDAPVGTDAISLLGLDDVAVEINVTPDRGYALSLRGVAREYSHATGAPFRDPGLRDSAEVHPGEGFPIAVRDDAPIRGRVGATEFVVRVVRGVDASRPTPAWMVTRLTLAGIRSLGVLVDITNYVMLELGAPIHGYDLARLTGGLTVRRAAPGETLRTLDGQVRTLDPQDLVIADESGPVGLAGVMGGASTEMSVATTDVLVEAAVFDSVSIARTARRHKLSSEASRRFERGVDPAIPFVAAQRVVDLLVQYAGGTADATGGALYTEIERPVLELPEGFVSGLIGVDYTPEQVRGALERIGCDVREETCGWEVVPPTWRPDLTDMWTLAEEVARIDGYDRIPSVLPTAPSGRGWTPAQQGRRRIANALAATGFVETPSFPFTTEEENDRHGSASGGHLPSVTLANPLAGQAPALRRSLVPGLLQVAHRNVSRGLTDLTLFEVGTVFLPQPGVAYGTVSVPPLAVRPSAATLTELDAAIPPQRRHLGLLLAGLVSPKQPGRAPEPAGLTEALDAVRVIAVAAGVEIEVTQGERSALHPGRTGVLTVQGTEVGYVGELLPDVAAAADLPGRVTVVELDLDLLLERAGERVVVASLSGYPAATQDVSLVVPVAVPAAEVSAALAEGAGDLLESLRLVDDYRGAGVEEGTKSLTFALRFRAPDRTLTSAEASEAKLAGVAVAAERFGAVLRD
- the pheS gene encoding phenylalanine--tRNA ligase subunit alpha, whose product is MSDTPSNPITPEAVAQATDDALAAIAAASDSAELKAARAAHQAEGSPLARLNASLRDVPNERKAEFGKLVGQARARVTQAFAAREAELQAAETAARLEAERVDITAVPSRTRVGARHPLSLLQEEVGDIFVGMGWEVAEGPELEHEWFNFDALNFDVDHPARQMQDTFFVAPEERHLVLRTHTSPVQVRSMLERELPIYVVCPGRVYRTDEFDATHLPVFSQFEGLVVDRGITMAHLRGTLDHVARQLFGSEAKTRIRANYFPFTEPSAEFDLWHPTFKGGARWIEWGGCGMVNPNVLRAAGIDPEVYSGFAFGMGFERTLMFRSDVKDMRDMAEGDVRFSEQFGMVV